The Apis mellifera strain DH4 linkage group LG13, Amel_HAv3.1, whole genome shotgun sequence genome includes a region encoding these proteins:
- the LOC410422 gene encoding dihydrofolate reductase isoform X2, which translates to METQYRSELAFFTYMTTNTKNPNKRNVVLMGRRTWESIPKENRPLKNRINIVLTSQSLDYGNDVIVCKNIPHAFEVIEKIKDRIENIWVTGGSSVYKEAMESPNFYRLYLTRIKKYFECDTFFPTIPNDFVLTEDPNIPQGIQEENDIQFVYEVYKKE; encoded by the exons ATGGAAActcaa tatAGAAGTGAATTggcattttttacatatatgacTACGAATACGAAAAACCCAAACAAAAGAAATGTTGTATTGATGGGACGTAGAACATGGGAATCTATTCCAAAAGAAAATAGGcctttgaaaaatcgaataaatattgttttaacatCACAATCTTT ggATTATGGAAATGATGTGattgtatgtaaaaatattccacatGCTTTTgaagttattgaaaaaattaaagatcgaattgaaaatatatgggTAACAGGAGGAAGTTCCGTTTACAAG GAAGCAATGGAATCTCCAAATTTTTACCGATTATATTTgactagaataaaaaaatattttgagtgTGATACATTTTTTCCAACTATCCCTAATGATTTCGTTTTAACaga agatCCAAACATACCACAAGGAattcaagaagaaaatgatatacaATTCGTATatgaagtatataaaaaagaatag
- the LOC408407 gene encoding translation machinery-associated protein 7 homolog, producing MSGREGGKKKPLKAPKKEQKVLDEEDLAFKQKQKEQQKALAEAAKKASQRGPLVTGGIKKSGKK from the coding sequence ATGTCTGGTCGTGAAGGAGGTAAGAAAAAGCCTCTTAAGGCACCGAAAAAGGAACAAAAAGTTTTGGATGAAGAAGATCTAGCATTCAAGCAAAAGCAAAAGGAGCAACAGAAAGCACTTGCTGAAGCTGCTAAGAAAGCAAGTCAAAGAGGACCTCTTGTAACAGGCGGTATAAAGAAATCTggcaaaaaatga
- the LOC408406 gene encoding cyclin-dependent kinase 4 produces the protein MAGTSRRPSSELGPDLSSPTPPKKSKFSEASIEGRAEKEHDLSTEELESVEKLSGAAASSSLPENTIEVIPGSASEANPFEIGGESLESAKQSSLEGPANVAGSSKEGHFASFETIAQMKYSGQKELSGSSNKRSESDSDVQIQTSIIGEDASYQELSLIGNGAYGTVYKAKDLNTGQVVALKKVRVPLTADGLPTSTLREIATLKQLERFEHPHIVRLLDVCQGNYLHLPSADGRSERLDRGLTLWLVFEHVERDLASYMSSCSQTGIPPHVVKQMSKEILRGVEFLHSHRIIHRDLKPQNLLVTREGRIKIADFGLAKTYDFEMRLTSVVVTQWYRAPEVLLGCSYATPVDIWSVGCILAELSRLEPLFPGTSEGDQLDRIFQIIGTPSQGEWPENVSLSWTAFPYRQAKSFATIISDLNEYGLDLIKGMLTFNPHRRLTAAQALRHRYFAEDDS, from the exons ATGGCCGGGACATCTCGACGTCCGAGCTCTGAGCTCGGACCGGACCTTTCATCCCCCACGCCGCCCAAGAAATCGAAATTCTCCGAGGCCTCGATCGAGGGAAGAGCCGAGAAGGAACATGACTTGAGCACGGAGGAGTTGGAGAGCGTGGAGAAATTGTCGGGTGCGGCGGCATCCTCCTCGTTGCCTGAGAACACGATTGAGGTGATACCGGGGAGCGCGTCGGAAGCCAATCCGTTCGAGATCGGCGGGGAATCTTTGGAAAGCGCGAAACAGAGCAGTTTGGAGGGGCCGGCGAACGTAGCAGGTTCCTCGAAGGAGGGCCACTTTGCCAGTTTCGAGACGATCGCACAAATGAAGTACAGCGGGCAGAAAGAGTTGTCCGGTAGTTCTAACAAGAGGTCGGAGTCGGACAGCGACGTGCAAATTCAAACTTCGATAATCGGGGAGGATGCGTCGTATCAGGAATTGTCTTTGATCGGAAATGGCGCTTACGGCACGGTGTACAAAGCTAAAGACTTGAACACGGGCCAAGTCGTGGCTTTGAAGAAAGTTAGGGTGCCCCTGACGGCGGACGGTCTGCCTACGTCCACGTTGAGAGAAATAGCCACTTTGAAGCAACTGGAAAGATTCGAGCATCCGCACATT GTAAGATTATTGGACGTTTGTCAAGGGAATTATCTACACTTGCCTTCAGCCGATGGAAGGTCGGAGAGATTGGATCGAGGATTGACGTTGTGGCTTGTGTTCGAGCACGTGGAAAGGGATCTGGCATCTTACATGTCCTCTTGTTCGCAGACAGGAATCCCTCCTCACGTGGTGAAACAAATGTCGAAGGAAATACTCAGAGGTGTGGAATTTTTGCACAGTCATAGGATCATACACAGGGACTTGAAACCTCAAAATCTGTTGGTAACCAGggaaggaagaataaaaattgcagaTTTCGGTTTAGCGAAAACGTACGATTTTGAAATGAGGTTGACTTCTGTG GTCGTGACACAATGGTATCGGGCTCCAGAAGTCCTCTTAGGCTGCTCTTATGCAACTCCTGTTGATATTTGGTCTGTTGGATGCATTCTAGCAGAGTTAAGTAGACTTGAACCTCTATTTCCTGGTACGAGCGAAGGTGATCAACTCGACAGGATTTTCCA AATAATTGGAACTCCATCGCAAGGGGAATGGCCTGAAAATGTATCTCTCAGTTGGACTGCTTTTCCTTATAGACAAGCAAAATCTTTTGCGACTATAATATCTGATCTCAATGAATATGGGCTAGATTTAATTAAAGGTATGCTTACCTTTAATCCTCATAGACGATTAACCGCGGCTCAAGCTCTCAGACATCGGTATTTTGCTGAAGATGATTCGTGA
- the LOC102656183 gene encoding histidine triad nucleotide-binding protein 1: MRLFLNLGITSCKQLLYINTNLLNRSSCWKKMATEVEKAQVAVPTGDTIFGKILRKEIPCNFIYEDDKCVAFQDINAQAPVHFLVIPRKPISQLSKAEDADEALLGHLMLIARKVAKQQGLDNGFRLVINDGKHGAQSVYHLHIHVLGGRQMHWPPG; encoded by the exons ATGAGATTGTTTTTAAATCTCGGGATAACTTCATGTAAACAGTTACTATATATCAATACCAATCTATTAAATCGTTCTTCATGTTGGAAAAAAATGGCGACCGAAGTGGAAAAAGCCCAAGTTGCAGTTCCTACTGGAGATACTATTTTCGGCAAGATACTTCGTAAAGAAATACcttgtaatttcatttatgaagATGATAAG tgcGTTGCATTTCAAGATATAAATGCTCAAGCACCAGTGCATTTTCTAGTAATTCCACGAAAACCAATTTCACAACTTTCAAAAGCCGAAGATGCGGACGAAGCTTTGTTGGGCCATTTAATGCTTATTGCCCGTAAAGTGGCGAAGCAACAAGGCCTCGATAATGGTTTTCGTTTGGTTATCAACGATGGTAAACATGGTGCACAATCGGTATATCATTTGCATATACATGTTCTCGGTGGTCGCCAAATGCACTGGCCCCCAGgctaa
- the LOC410422 gene encoding dihydrofolate reductase isoform X1 produces the protein MNLHLIAATCEGMGIGIKGTLPWKLKSELAFFTYMTTNTKNPNKRNVVLMGRRTWESIPKENRPLKNRINIVLTSQSLDYGNDVIVCKNIPHAFEVIEKIKDRIENIWVTGGSSVYKEAMESPNFYRLYLTRIKKYFECDTFFPTIPNDFVLTEDPNIPQGIQEENDIQFVYEVYKKE, from the exons atgaatttacatttaattgcaGCAACATGTGAAGGAATGGGTATTGGTATAAAAGGAACATTACCATGGAAActcaa AAGTGAATTggcattttttacatatatgacTACGAATACGAAAAACCCAAACAAAAGAAATGTTGTATTGATGGGACGTAGAACATGGGAATCTATTCCAAAAGAAAATAGGcctttgaaaaatcgaataaatattgttttaacatCACAATCTTT ggATTATGGAAATGATGTGattgtatgtaaaaatattccacatGCTTTTgaagttattgaaaaaattaaagatcgaattgaaaatatatgggTAACAGGAGGAAGTTCCGTTTACAAG GAAGCAATGGAATCTCCAAATTTTTACCGATTATATTTgactagaataaaaaaatattttgagtgTGATACATTTTTTCCAACTATCCCTAATGATTTCGTTTTAACaga agatCCAAACATACCACAAGGAattcaagaagaaaatgatatacaATTCGTATatgaagtatataaaaaagaatag